From a single Hemitrygon akajei chromosome 28, sHemAka1.3, whole genome shotgun sequence genomic region:
- the LOC140717622 gene encoding probable G-protein coupled receptor 75 yields MSKAAVSSLNTNLLLSSRGDLARHPSWPQCDPMIKSEPNGTIINPLKHFPALQVNSTRMDAQPSFIKEKLPSNMNASLECIFPVLTNCSPGKNHTEAKTAIHRATLATCILLLILVFCLGSYGNLIVFSSFFNPAYRKFRTHFDFMILNLSFCDLFICLVTAPMFGFVMFSNNGSSMSDTFCFTFHLTSTGFVIMSLKTVAVIAVHRLRMVLGQQTNHSSSFLCRLLFTIILWTISFTLATLSAMTRYHSSKICVPLLGLINEDGKAILYTYVVDFTLCMGIVAISYAMIAQTLHKNAQVHRCPIITVVDPKNPDSFVPPEGPGPSLYRKQKSNKAPHVQIHLHAHDQSKNAAASNKKLEQTVNLSAVKDSKAVVTCIMILLSVVCCLPLGIALVHDVLSSENSFIIYQFELCGLTLVFFRSGLNPFIYSRNNSGLRKKVAWCTHLVTLLLCCKQKTRLKAVGDGSLVANRNKSSHHDTNSAYILSPKPQRKLVDQACGPSNSKDAFASVDPQQKAQSSSTPINTRIEPYYSIYNTSALQENSTPSSLQPKRHALGSAQSYTGVYYHISKTSDFMQDYDSNSAKHIPIPSV; encoded by the coding sequence GAACCATAATTAACCCATTAAAACATTTTCCAGCGTTACAAGTGAACTCTACAAGAATGGACGCCCAACCGTCCTTTATAAAGGAAAAGCTCCCTTCCAATATGAACGCAAGCCTGGAGTGCATCTTTCCTGTGCTCACCAACTGCTCTCCGGGCAAGAACCACACGGAAGCGAAGACAGCTATCCACAGAGCCACGCTGGCCACGTGCATCCTACTGCTGATCCTGGTGTTCTGCCTGGGCTCCTATGGGAACCTCATTGTCTTCTCGTCCTTCTTCAACCCAGCCTACAGGAAGTTTAGGACGCATTTTGATTTCATGATCCTGAACCTGTCGTTCTGTGACCTTTTCATCTGCCTTGTGACCGCCCCCATGTTTGGCTTTGTGATGTTTTCCAACAACGGGAGTAGCATGTCGGACACTTTCTGCTTCACCTTCCACCTCACCAGTACGGGATTTGTTATCATGTCGCTGAAAACAGTGGCTGTTATAGCCGTTCATCGTCTGCGCATGGTGTTGGGACAACAAACAaaccattcctcctcctttctctgcaGACTCCTTTTTACTATCATACTGTGGACCATCAGCTTCACCTTGGCCACCTTATCGGCCATGACGAGGTACCACAGTTCCAAGATCTGTGTCCCCCTGCTAGGGCTGATCAACGAAGATGGCAAGGCCATTTTGTACACCTACGTGGTCGACTTCACCCTTTGCATGGGCATTGTTGCAATTTCTTACGCAATGATCGCCCAGACTCTGCACAAGAACGCGCAGGTACACCGGTGCCCCATAATTACTGTGGTGGACCCCAAAAACCCTGACAGTTTTGTCCCTCCTGAAGGACCAGGGCCCTCTTTATACAGGAAACAGAAATCCAACAAAGCCCCACACGTGCAGATACACCTGCACGCCCATGACCAAAGTAAAAATGCTGCAGCATCCAATAAAAAGCTAGAACAAACTGTGAACCTATCAGCTGTCAAAGATTCCAAAGCAGTCGTGACTTGTATCATGATACTACTATCGGTGGTCTGCTGTCTGCCACTGGGTATTGCATTGGTGCATGACGTCCTTTCTTCCGAAAACAGTTTTATCATCTATCAGTTTGAGCTCTGTGGGTTAACCTTGGTATTTTTTAGGTCAGGCCTCAACCCATTTATCTATTCTCGTAACAACTCGGGCCTCCGCAAGAAGGTGGCTTGGTGCACGCACCTCGTGACGCTGCTGCTGTGCTGCAAGCAGAAAACGAGGTTGAAAGCGGTGGGAGACGGCAGCCTGGTTGCAAACAGGAACAAGTCTTCTCACCACGACACCAACTCAGCATACATCCTCTCTCCCAAGCCGCAGAGAAAGCTAGTCGACCAGGCCTGTGGTCCGAGTAACTCAAAGGACGCCTTTGCCTCGGTAGACCCTCAGCAAAAAGCACAAAGCTCCTCCACACCCATTAACACTAGGATAGAGCCTTATTACAGCATCTACAACACCAGTGCCCTTCAGGAGAACAGCACTCCTTCAAGCCTGCAGCCCAAGAGACATGCCTTAGGGTCAGCTCAATCCTATACTGGAGTGTACTACCACATCTCAAAAACATCAGATTTCATGCAGGACTATGACAGCAACTCTGCCAAACACATTCCCATTCCGTCTGTCTAA